Proteins encoded in a region of the Perca fluviatilis chromosome 8, GENO_Pfluv_1.0, whole genome shotgun sequence genome:
- the si:dkey-246g23.4 gene encoding monocarboxylate transporter 2, translating into MWQINMDSPVMAQKARVVVAPAAAPDGGYARFILLSCFLVFGLTYGVIKAFGVFYVEINRHFEATATGTSWITSIAVATLHFLAPVASALSARYSHRSVVIMGGLMCGVGVVFGSFARNLNELYLTVGFLNGFGYAMTWPTTVTMLGLYFEKRRPVANALASSGECVLTFVLTPLFQLLIDSYSWRGALLILGGLQLNLCVCGMLLRPLKATRYVICEVKAEEEGLSQELLPKDDSEQSKPSFLDAEELRVSDGSDHGTIKAFLEDPEEIPNSTMKIQDSNNRTKRAELRTKILRYVDYTLITDAKFMVYSMFGVFAALGFFAPGLFLIPYARSKGIEEYQAAALMSISAVLDLFGRVFFGWLANLRLVEMVLQLTATMILLGTVLLLCPLASSYLELAAFSAAYGLMYGAAVTIHITMLAEIVGVNRLGSALGFFLLIRSSGGLLGPPIAGFFIDKMSDYGTGFLMAGVSLIVSALFLILLHQMNRRGQGSSTNNHLTDNMGQSVRAEAKELNMT; encoded by the exons ATGTGGCAGATCAACATGGACTCCCCAGTGATGGCTCAGAAGGCGAGGGTAGTAGTGGCACCAGCGGCAGCCCCTGATGGTGGCTACGCCCGGTTCATCCTGCTCTCCTGCTTCCTGGTCTTTGGCCTGACCTATGGGGTCATTAAGGCCTTTGGTGTATTCTACGTTGAGATAAACAGACACTTTGAAGCCACAGCAACAGGAACATCTTGGATTACCTCTATTGCCGTGGCTACCCTTCACTTCTTGG CTCCTGTAGCATCTGCTTTGAGTGCTCGCTACAGCCATCGCTCTGTAGTAATAATGGGAGGACTGATGTGCGGCGTAGGAGTCGTGTTTGGGTCTTTCGCTCGTAACCTGAATGAACTCTACTTGACAGTGGGGTTCCTGAATG GTTTTGGCTATGCAATGACTTGGCCTACCACAGTGACCATGCTGGGCTTGTACTTTGAGAAGAGGCGCCCAGTGGCAAACGCCTTGGCCAGCTCTGGAGAGTGCGTCCTTACCTTTGTCCTCACACCCTTATTCCAGCTGTTGATTGACAGCTACTCCTGGAGGGGTGCTTTGCTAATCCTGGGTGGTCTGCAGCttaacctctgtgtgtgtgggatgcTGCTGAGGCCCCTAAAGGCCACCAGATACGTGATTTGTGAGGTCAAAGCAGAGGAGGAAGGCTTGTCCCAGGAATTGCTACCAAAAGACGACTCGGAGCAGAGTAAACCAAGCTTCCTAGatgcagaggagctgagagtaTCTGATGGTTCTGATCACGGGACAATCAAGGCATTTCTTGAGGACCCTGAAGAAATACCTAATTCAACCATGAAAATACAAGACTCAAACAACAGGACTAAGAGGGCTGAACTAAGGACCAAAATCCTTCGCTACGTAGACTATACCCTCATTACCGATGCAAAATTCATGGTTTACTCAATGTTTGGGGTGTTTGCTGCACTGGGTTTCTTTGCCCCAGGTCTGTTCCTGATTCCATATGCTCGTAGTAAGGGGATTGAGGAGTACCAGGCAGCTGCACTCATGTCCATCTCTGCAGTGTTGGACCTGTTTGGAAGAGTGTTCTTTGGCTGGTTGGCAAACTTGAGACTGGTGGAGATG GTGCTGCAGCTGACAGCAACTATGATTCTGCTGGGTACTGTGTTACTCCTCTGCCCGCTGGCCTCTTCTTACTTAGagctggctgctttcagcgcaGCATATGGTCTGATGTACGGTGCTGCGGTCACCATCCACATCACCATGCTGGCTGAGATTGTGGGCGTCAATAGGCTCGGAAGTGCGCTGGGGTTCTTCTTGCTCATACGCAGTAGCGGAGGCCTGCTTGGACCGCCCATTGCTG GGTTCTTTATTGACAAGATGAGCGATTACGGAACAGGTTTCCTCATGGCAGGAGTGTCCCTCATCGTCTCTGCTCTGTTCCTGATCCTCCTCCATCAGATGAACCGCAGGGGTCAGGGGTCGTCCACCAACAACCACCTTACAGACAATATGGGACAAAGCGTCAGAGCTGAAGCCAAAGAGCTAAACATGACATGA